One Vigna unguiculata cultivar IT97K-499-35 unplaced genomic scaffold, ASM411807v1 contig_8, whole genome shotgun sequence genomic window carries:
- the LOC114172948 gene encoding uncharacterized protein LOC114172948: MAKEHDSLFKALNDEQIHVYQDIMTAVLSKKGGFFFLYGYGGIGKTFMWKTLSAGLRSKGMIVLNVASSGIASLLLPGGKTAHSTFCIPLLINDDSYGNSLIIWDEAPMMNRMCFEAFDRTLRDIMRNVDDANKDKPFGGKAVVLGGDFRQILPVIKKGFRFDIIKSSINYSELWNCYTPCQSDEQDEVQSEWFTSEFLNDIKCSGIPNHKLKLKIGVPIMLLRNIDQAKGLCNGTRLQVNHLGKNVICATVITGKNIGDRIFIPRMDLVPSDSGLPFKFQRRQFSISLCFAMTINKIQGQTLSKSAFILHNLYSHMANYMLLFLESRPKED; the protein is encoded by the exons ATGGCAAAAGAACATGACAGTTTGTTTAAAGCACTGAATGATGAACAAATTCATGTATATCAGGATATCATGACAGCAGTTCTTTCAAAGAAGGGAggattctttttcttatatggcTATGGTGGTATAGGTAAGACTTTTATGTGGAAGACATTGTCGGCTGGTCTAAGAAGCAAGGGCATGATTGTTTTGAACGTAGCATCAAGTGGAATTGCTTCTTTATTACTTCCTGGTGGAAAAACAGCACACTCTACCTTTTGCATCCCACTGTTAATTAATGATGA TTCTTATGGCAACAGTTTAATTAtctgggatgaagcaccaatgatGAATAGAATGTGCTTTGAGGCATTTGATAGAACACTAAGAGATATTATGCGAAATGTTGATGATGCCAATAAAGACAAACCATTTGGTGGCAAAGCAGTTGTCTTGGGAGGTGACTTTAGACAAATTCTACCAGTTATCAAAAAAGGATTTAGGTTTGATATCATAAAATCATCAATCAACTATTCAGAGTTATGGAATTGTT ATACACCTTGCCAATCTGATGAACAAGATGAAGTGCAATCTGAATGGTTTACAtctgaatttttaaatgatatcaaatgttcagGGATACCAAATCATAAACTGAAGTTGAAAATAGGTGTTCCAATTATGCTCTTGAGAAACATTGATCAAGCCAAAGGTCTATGTAATGGCACAAGATTGCAAGTCAACCATTTAGGCAAGAATGTAATATGTGCAACTGTAATTACTGGAAAAAACATTGGTGATAGGATTTTTATACCAAGAATGGATTTAGTGCCATCTGATTCAGGTTtgcctttcaaatttcaaagaagacagTTTTCGATATCTTTATGCTTTGCAATGACGATTAACAAAATTCAAGGACAAACACTTTCTAAGTCGGCCTTTATCTTGCACAACCTGTATTCACACATGGCCAACTATATGTTGCTATTTCTAGAGTCAAGACCAAAAGAggattga